The DNA window TAGTGCTGTAATGTAATTATCATCATAGATACTTGGAACAACAATAGCTACATCTGCATCAACCATAGCAGGAGCAGAGGAGCTCATATCAGCAGTAAATATTTTGCCTTGGCCTTTGATGGCTTCTTTAAAGTAATTAATCAAATAATTACGTCGTCCTGCACAAGTGAATAGTAAATTTAAACTCATTATTTATTTTGGTTTGATTCTGTACCCATAAAATCTGGAACAATGTCGTTATCTACACTGTAAATTCCGTCTTTTTTAAAGACTTTATAGAGGGTTAAAAATAGAATTTTTATGTCTAATGTAAAAGTAAGATTATCGACATACCAAACATCGTATTCAAACTTTTGTTCCCAACTTATTGCATTTCTTCCATTTACTTGAGCCCAACCTGTAATTCCAGGTTTGATATGATGTCTTCGTTTTTGAAACTCGTTATATCTCGGTAAATATTTAATTAGTAGTGGTCTTGGACCTATTAAACTCATGTCTCCTTTAATGACATTTAATAATTGTGGAATTTCATCTAAAGAATATTTTCTAACAAAAATACCAGTTTTAGTAAGGCGTTCTCCAGGAGGAAGTAGTTCACCATTGGCATCTTTTTTATCATTCATTGTTTTGAATTTGATAATCTTAAAAATACGCTCATTTTTTCCTGGACGTTCTTGAAAAAAGAAGGCACTACCATTATTTTTAATCATTAAAACTAACCAAGTTATTGCAAAAACAGGAAATAATAAGATGAACCCAATGCTAGCTGCAATAAAATCTAATAGACGTTTTATGACGTTTTTATATGGTTTCATTAGCTTAAAGATTGATAGGTTTTTAGTATTTCAGACCAAACAAATTCTTGCTTGTAACGTTTAACGATTCTTGAACGTGTATGAGCTATCATGGCTTGACGTTTTTCGGGAAAGTTAATCATAAATTGCATGGCTTCTTCAATTGCATTAGCATTCTTTACTGGAATAATTAAACCATTGATATTATGTTCTATTATTTCATTGCATCCATTTATATTTCCAACAATGCAAGGTAATTCCATACAACTGCCTTGTAAAACAACATTAGGGAAACCTTCTCGATAACTAGGAAACGTAAGTACATTTGATATGGCGACATAAGGTCTAATGTCTTTTTGAAGTCCGACACCTAAAATCTGTTGATTACTTTCAATTAAAGCTTCAGTTTCAGGTAATAAAGGGTCTAAATGATTTTCTCTGGGACCAACTAATATGAGTTTGCAATTTTTGTTTTTTATAGATAACGTATTAAAAGCAGCTACTAATTCATTAATACCTTTATCTCTAACAATTCGACCAATAAAGATAAATACAACATCCTCTTTAGAGATGTTTAATTCGGTTCTTAGATTTGCTTTTACGTTTTCAGAAACTAAAGCAGCATCATAGTGTTCGGTATTTATTCCGTTAGAACTCCCGTTGCCAATGACCTTAAGTTTGCTAGGTTTAGTAAACTTATGATCTAATATGATTTGTTCTAATCCAAATGAATTCGGAAGAATACCTGTTGCACAACGATAAGTGAATTTTTCAACAGCATTTAATAATTTACGTTTGTTTCCGGTGGCTTCAAGTAAAGGCAAACCTGCAATGGTATGTAAACGATGCGGAACACCAGCTAATTTAGCAGCTAGCATACCTACAGTTCCTGCTTTCGGTGTATGTGTATGTACGATAAAAGGCTTTTCAGCTTTAAAAAATTTATACAATTGAAATACTGCTTTCAAATCTTTAAAAGGTGTAATAGTACGTGTCATTTCTACGACATGAGTTCTAATGCCTTCATTTTGTTTGACTTCAGTTAAGGCATCTCCATCACCAGAAACTCCGATAACCTCGAAATGATTGCTCATAAATCGTGACTGTCCTCTTAAGAGTGTTCTTAATGAGGAAGGAACTGTGGTTATGCGGATTAGCTTTTGCATTAGTTAGTTACAGATTGGTATAAACTTAAATGTTTTTTATAAACTGAGTTAATATCGAACATGTTTTTATTGTCTTCGAATAATTGATTCGCCTTAGTTTTAGCATTATCGTAGTTTTCAATTGCCGAAATCATTGCTTCATGAAACGTTTCTATTTGAGGCGTAAAGCAATTGGATGGTTTAAAGAATTTTGGAATGCTGCCCACTGGTGTTGTTATTATAGGAAGTTTGGTTGCAGAAGCTTCAATCAAGGAGATTGGAAGTCCTTCCCACAGTGAAGGCATAATCATACAATGTGCATCAAATAATTGTTGTTTTACATCCTTTTGAAAGCCTAATATTTTGATATGTTGTTCTAAATTATTCTTATTAATTAGAGTTTCTAATTCATCTTTCATGTCTCCATTTCCAGCAACACGAATTTCAAAATTTGAAAAGCCTTTATCTAAAAGTTTTTTTGCTAAATCCGGAAGCACTAATGGGTTTTTTTGTTCTTCGATACGACCTAAATAGAGAAATTTAAACGTCTCATTTTTATTAAATGTTCGCTCTTTATTCAGTTTAAATTTTTCAAAGTCGACACCATTTGCAATCACTTGTATTTTTTTTAAATACCATTTAGAAGCGTCTTCACTAAAATTGATATCTATTTTTCTAAATGCTTTTGTAAAAAAGAGAAACCATCGTCTGTAAATTTCTTCAACTAAAATATTGTGTAGTGTAAATACAATAGGCACTTTTTTTACAAACAATCTAAAGTAGATTCCAATAACAAGCGCATGAAACATATGGCAATGCAGCACGACATCATCATAATTAGATAATATGTGTTTCATTTTTTTTATACCATTGAAAAATCCTTTAGGAGATGTAATTCCTAAATAATGGTAGTTTAGTTGGCTTTCTTTGAACTTGTATTCAATTTGGTCATTGTCTGTTATGGCAAGAACAACGGTTTCAATTTGATCTTGTTGACTTTTTTTAGCCATTTCAAGAATCATGTGTTCTGCACCACCACCTCCTAAACCAACATTTACGTGTACGATAGTCATCTTAAATTATTTAGATTGAGCAATATCAGAAAACATGTCTTCATATTTCTTTAAGATTATCTTTTTCTCAAATTTATCTGTAATAGATTTACTAACCGAATTAGGATCCCATTTTTTTGAATATAATGCTTGATTAAGATAATTAAGGTATTCTTCTTCATCTTTTGCGATGAATCCATTGATACCATTTTGAATAATATCTTTAGTGCCTCCAGGAGCTTCAAAAGCGACTACAGGAGTTCCAACTGCACAACTTTCCATGACAGCGTTTGGAAACCCTTCGACATAAGAACCTTGAATAAATATATCACTTTCACTTAAATATTGTGCGACGTGACTTGTATATTTTATATAAGTAATCTTATCTTCAAAATGGAGTGCTTTTATTTGCTCCATTAGTTTTTCGTACTGATTACCTTCACCAATTATGGTGTAATGCCAATCTGTATCTAATTTTGATAAGATATTTAACACACGTTCATGACCTTTTTCTGGACTAAGTCTGCCAACCGTTATTAATTGTTTTATCTTATTATTTAAAGGTGTTTTAACTTTAGCTTCTACAGTTAAAGGATTATTGATAAGATGTATTCTTTTTTTAGGAATGCCATGATCTTCATGCATATATGTTGCCATTTGTTCAGATTGACAAACAATTCGTTTTAAAACTTTTCTATAGTTTTTGAATAGCCAAACAAAACCAGTAATATGAGTACTTCTGTTGTATTGAGACATGATGCTATTGATACTCGCCTCTCTACCTATGAATTTTGTTTTCCTTAAAAAGAATGAATAGGCAGCATGAAGTTTATTCACATGACCAATAGATCCCATAACAATATCTGGCTTATGTTTTAAAAGATATAGGAATAAAGGTCTTGCGACAAGAAGTAAACGATCTTTATCAAAATAATGAACTTTGGCATGTGAGACATCAAAATCTGTAGATTCAGCTTTAGCTATTACTAAAAGTGTGCAATCAAATTTGTTTTTATCCATGTTTTGAGATAAATACGACATGATTCTTTGTGCTCCACCTGCATTTAAAGCAGGAAGAACAAAACATACTTTTGTTTTAGTAGTTTCCATTTAGTAGTTGGTTTTCTTTATGTTGATTTGGGTTAAAGCATGCATATTAAATAGAATTTTTTAGTATAAGAAACAATGTCGCTAAAAGGACAAAATTATGGTTAGTACGCATAACTCCTTAATTATTATAGGTATGTGTGTACCACTTTTGAAAACAAAAATATGTCCATACTTTAAATGTATTATCTTGTTTTCCAGATAAATGGTTACTCACTAAGGTTATCATTGCACTCGTATTAAAAATACTTTGTTGTTTAAGAAAATTAAGATCAATATAGCTTTCTAATTCTTTTCTTAAACCATCACGAAGCCAGTCTCCAACAGGGACTCCAAATCCTTGTTTAGACTTTTCTAAAAATCCTTCAGGAAAATCGTCTTTAAAAGCTTCTTTTAAAATGTGTTTTTTACTCCATTTTTTGATTAAGTAATCTTCTGGTAAAGTCATCGTAAATTCAAAAAGCTCTCTATTTAAAAAAGGAGCTCTACATTCTAATGAATTCATCATGCTTGTTCTGTCAACTTTTACGAGCATATCACCTTCTAAACTCATGTGTCTATCGATCGTTCTAAAATCATTAAGTGATTTAGGAGAACTAATTTGTGTTGCAGCTTTGTAATACTCAAAAACTCCTGGACTTTGAAACTCTGGATTTAAGAATTGATTAATTTCATCATTTTGAAATCCTAATGAAATAATTCCCCAATAATAATCATCGTCATAACTAATGGTTTTGATTAATTTATTGAGTTTGTATTTAAATCCACGATTATCATCTTTGCGTCTTAAAAATGAATTTGAAAATTTATCAATTTGATTATGAAGCACTTTAGGAACAACATTGGTGTATTTTTGATTTAGTTTGCCAACGTAATATTTGTTAT is part of the Psychroserpens ponticola genome and encodes:
- a CDS encoding sugar transferase, producing MKPYKNVIKRLLDFIAASIGFILLFPVFAITWLVLMIKNNGSAFFFQERPGKNERIFKIIKFKTMNDKKDANGELLPPGERLTKTGIFVRKYSLDEIPQLLNVIKGDMSLIGPRPLLIKYLPRYNEFQKRRHHIKPGITGWAQVNGRNAISWEQKFEYDVWYVDNLTFTLDIKILFLTLYKVFKKDGIYSVDNDIVPDFMGTESNQNK
- a CDS encoding glycosyltransferase family 4 protein, translating into MQKLIRITTVPSSLRTLLRGQSRFMSNHFEVIGVSGDGDALTEVKQNEGIRTHVVEMTRTITPFKDLKAVFQLYKFFKAEKPFIVHTHTPKAGTVGMLAAKLAGVPHRLHTIAGLPLLEATGNKRKLLNAVEKFTYRCATGILPNSFGLEQIILDHKFTKPSKLKVIGNGSSNGINTEHYDAALVSENVKANLRTELNISKEDVVFIFIGRIVRDKGINELVAAFNTLSIKNKNCKLILVGPRENHLDPLLPETEALIESNQQILGVGLQKDIRPYVAISNVLTFPSYREGFPNVVLQGSCMELPCIVGNINGCNEIIEHNINGLIIPVKNANAIEEAMQFMINFPEKRQAMIAHTRSRIVKRYKQEFVWSEILKTYQSLS
- a CDS encoding glycosyltransferase family 4 protein; translated protein: MTIVHVNVGLGGGGAEHMILEMAKKSQQDQIETVVLAITDNDQIEYKFKESQLNYHYLGITSPKGFFNGIKKMKHILSNYDDVVLHCHMFHALVIGIYFRLFVKKVPIVFTLHNILVEEIYRRWFLFFTKAFRKIDINFSEDASKWYLKKIQVIANGVDFEKFKLNKERTFNKNETFKFLYLGRIEEQKNPLVLPDLAKKLLDKGFSNFEIRVAGNGDMKDELETLINKNNLEQHIKILGFQKDVKQQLFDAHCMIMPSLWEGLPISLIEASATKLPIITTPVGSIPKFFKPSNCFTPQIETFHEAMISAIENYDNAKTKANQLFEDNKNMFDINSVYKKHLSLYQSVTN
- a CDS encoding glycosyltransferase; protein product: METTKTKVCFVLPALNAGGAQRIMSYLSQNMDKNKFDCTLLVIAKAESTDFDVSHAKVHYFDKDRLLLVARPLFLYLLKHKPDIVMGSIGHVNKLHAAYSFFLRKTKFIGREASINSIMSQYNRSTHITGFVWLFKNYRKVLKRIVCQSEQMATYMHEDHGIPKKRIHLINNPLTVEAKVKTPLNNKIKQLITVGRLSPEKGHERVLNILSKLDTDWHYTIIGEGNQYEKLMEQIKALHFEDKITYIKYTSHVAQYLSESDIFIQGSYVEGFPNAVMESCAVGTPVVAFEAPGGTKDIIQNGINGFIAKDEEEYLNYLNQALYSKKWDPNSVSKSITDKFEKKIILKKYEDMFSDIAQSK